In Flavobacterium gelatinilyticum, a genomic segment contains:
- a CDS encoding D-alanine--D-alanine ligase — protein MKNIAIIMGGYSSEYKISLISGNVVYQYLDKTKYNGFRVHIFKEKWVYVDANDAEFPIDRNDFSVTVNGEKITFDCVFNAIHGTPGEDGLMQAYFELLGIPQSSCDYYQSALTFNKRDLLSVLKPYGIKTAISYYLNKGDKIDTAEIIKKVGLPCFVKPNKAGSSFGISKVKTEAELPIAIEVAYKEDNEIIIESFLDGTEVSVGVINYKGEVIVLPITEIVSDNDFFDYEAKYEGKSQEITPARISDELTKKVGETAKRAYEVLKMKGFSRSEFIIVDNEPYMLEMNTIPGLTTESLIPQQAKAAGISLEDLFTNAIELALA, from the coding sequence ATGAAAAACATTGCCATAATAATGGGCGGATATTCAAGCGAATATAAAATCTCGCTTATCAGCGGAAACGTTGTGTACCAATATCTTGATAAAACAAAATACAACGGATTCCGTGTTCATATTTTCAAAGAAAAATGGGTTTATGTAGATGCCAATGACGCCGAATTTCCAATTGACCGAAACGATTTCTCGGTTACTGTTAATGGAGAAAAAATCACATTCGACTGTGTTTTCAATGCCATCCACGGAACTCCGGGCGAAGACGGGTTAATGCAGGCTTATTTTGAACTATTGGGCATTCCGCAGTCATCATGCGATTATTACCAATCGGCATTGACATTTAACAAAAGAGATTTATTATCGGTTTTAAAACCATACGGAATCAAAACGGCAATTTCCTATTATCTAAATAAAGGCGACAAAATTGATACCGCTGAAATTATTAAGAAAGTGGGACTTCCTTGTTTCGTAAAACCAAACAAAGCCGGTTCAAGTTTTGGAATTTCAAAAGTAAAAACCGAAGCAGAACTTCCAATTGCAATTGAAGTCGCTTACAAAGAAGACAACGAAATTATCATCGAAAGTTTCCTTGACGGAACAGAAGTTTCTGTTGGCGTTATCAACTATAAAGGAGAAGTTATCGTACTGCCGATTACCGAAATTGTATCTGACAATGATTTCTTTGATTACGAAGCTAAATACGAAGGAAAATCACAAGAAATTACGCCTGCCAGAATCTCAGATGAACTAACAAAAAAAGTGGGAGAAACAGCCAAACGTGCCTACGAAGTTTTAAAAATGAAAGGTTTCTCCAGAAGCGAATTCATTATTGTAGACAATGAACCATACATGCTCGAAATGAATACCATTCCGGGTTTAACAACAGAAAGTTTAATTCCGCAGCAGGCAAAAGCAGCCGGAATTTCGCTCGAAGATTTATTTACAAATGCAATTGAGCTGGCTCTTGCTTAA
- a CDS encoding RluA family pseudouridine synthase, translating to MNNNIEENLDLEDELFEHYRFEVPKGQAFLRIDKYLMYLIPNATRNKIQNAAANGSIFVNDIPVKSNYKVKPFDVITVMLSHPPYENHILPEDIPLNIVYEDDAFLLINKEPGMVVHPGHGNYTGTLVNALAHHFDNLPMNSSERPGLVHRIDKDTSGLLVVAKTEAAMTHLAKQFEAKTTEREYIALVWGNVTADSGTIEGNLARHLKDRMQMAVFADPEIGKPAITHYKVLERFGYVTLISCKLETGRTHQIRAHMKHIGHPLFNDERYGGHLILKGTTFTKYKQFIENCFKALPRQALHAKTLGFVHPNTGEMMRFDTELPQDFQDCIDKWRNYVKSHNIEDEEN from the coding sequence ATGAACAATAATATTGAAGAAAATTTAGATCTGGAAGACGAATTATTCGAGCATTACAGATTTGAAGTACCAAAAGGTCAGGCGTTTTTGCGTATTGACAAATATTTAATGTATTTGATTCCAAATGCCACAAGAAATAAAATTCAGAATGCGGCAGCCAACGGAAGCATTTTTGTAAATGATATTCCGGTAAAATCAAATTATAAAGTAAAGCCTTTTGATGTGATAACAGTTATGTTGTCGCATCCTCCATACGAAAATCATATTCTTCCTGAGGATATTCCGCTAAATATCGTTTATGAAGATGATGCATTTTTGTTAATCAATAAAGAACCGGGAATGGTAGTGCATCCGGGACACGGAAATTATACCGGAACGTTGGTAAATGCTCTGGCGCATCATTTTGATAATCTGCCAATGAACAGCAGTGAACGTCCGGGTCTGGTACACCGAATTGATAAAGATACATCAGGACTTTTGGTGGTTGCTAAAACCGAAGCTGCAATGACGCATTTGGCGAAGCAGTTTGAGGCTAAAACTACCGAACGTGAGTATATTGCACTGGTTTGGGGAAATGTGACTGCAGACAGCGGTACAATCGAAGGAAACCTTGCCAGACATTTAAAAGACCGAATGCAGATGGCCGTTTTTGCTGATCCAGAGATTGGTAAACCTGCCATTACGCATTATAAAGTTTTGGAACGTTTTGGTTATGTAACCCTGATTTCGTGTAAACTGGAAACAGGAAGAACACACCAGATTCGTGCACACATGAAACACATTGGACATCCGTTGTTTAATGATGAACGTTACGGCGGTCATTTGATTTTAAAAGGAACTACTTTTACGAAATACAAACAGTTTATCGAGAATTGTTTTAAAGCATTACCGCGTCAGGCACTGCATGCAAAAACGCTTGGATTTGTTCACCCCAACACAGGAGAAATGATGCGTTTTGATACTGAATTACCTCAGGATTTTCAGGATTGCATCGATAAATGGCGTAATTATGTGAAATCTCACAATATCGAAGACGAAGAGAATTAA
- a CDS encoding PhnA domain-containing protein — MSIERELSKRSGSKCELCGAEENLKVYQVLPTRKGGLDESILACNTCIDQIENPDNVDLNHWRCLNDSMWNENIPVQVVAWRMLSRMRAAGWPQELLDMMYLEEDVLEWAKATGEGEDDENKLVHRDSNGVVLQHGDSVVLIKDLKVKGSSMVAKQGTAVRNIRLDHENAEYIEGKVDGQQIVIITQYVKKI, encoded by the coding sequence ATGAGCATCGAAAGAGAATTAAGCAAACGAAGCGGATCGAAATGTGAGCTTTGCGGCGCCGAAGAAAACCTAAAAGTTTATCAAGTATTACCAACCAGAAAAGGCGGTCTTGATGAAAGTATATTAGCCTGTAACACCTGTATTGACCAAATTGAAAATCCGGACAACGTTGATTTAAATCACTGGAGATGCCTGAATGACAGTATGTGGAATGAGAATATCCCGGTACAGGTTGTTGCCTGGAGAATGTTAAGCAGAATGCGTGCTGCAGGATGGCCGCAGGAATTGCTTGACATGATGTATCTTGAAGAAGATGTACTTGAATGGGCAAAAGCAACCGGCGAAGGCGAAGACGACGAGAATAAACTGGTTCACCGCGACAGTAACGGTGTTGTTTTACAGCACGGGGATTCTGTAGTTTTAATTAAAGATTTAAAAGTAAAAGGATCCAGTATGGTTGCCAAACAGGGAACTGCCGTAAGAAACATTCGTTTAGACCACGAAAACGCCGAATATATCGAAGGAAAAGTCGACGGACAGCAGATTGTGATTATTACACAGTATGTGAAGAAAATATAG
- a CDS encoding PASTA domain-containing protein: MSLRKYLTSRVFFLQVLAAAAIIAILGYLFMHWLTFTTDHGHEIAVPNLARLTEEQVEEKLDELDLDYVLLDSVDYRSEFPKFSVVEQDPLPGTKVKVGRKIYIKINASGFSSVKIPDLIEKTYREAVPTLKALGLEPGTITYIPNLGKDMVLEMRLKGRNLKVGDRVLKASKIDLVLGDGKASYVDESEVDSTAAPVEIPNDEQ; encoded by the coding sequence ATGAGTTTACGTAAGTATTTAACCAGCCGTGTGTTTTTTTTACAAGTATTGGCTGCGGCTGCTATTATTGCGATTTTAGGTTATTTGTTTATGCATTGGTTAACTTTTACAACTGATCATGGACATGAAATTGCGGTTCCGAATTTAGCAAGGCTGACTGAAGAGCAGGTAGAAGAAAAACTGGACGAACTGGACTTAGATTATGTACTTTTGGATAGTGTGGATTACCGAAGTGAATTCCCAAAATTCAGTGTTGTAGAGCAGGATCCCCTGCCTGGAACTAAGGTAAAAGTGGGAAGAAAAATATATATAAAAATTAATGCATCGGGTTTTTCATCTGTTAAGATTCCTGATTTAATCGAAAAAACATATCGTGAAGCAGTTCCAACTTTAAAGGCTTTAGGTCTTGAACCGGGAACGATTACTTACATTCCAAATCTTGGAAAAGATATGGTTTTGGAAATGCGTTTAAAAGGAAGAAACTTAAAAGTAGGAGACCGCGTTTTGAAAGCGTCTAAAATTGATTTGGTTTTAGGTGACGGAAAAGCAAGTTATGTAGATGAAAGCGAGGTTGACAGTACAGCTGCACCTGTAGAAATCCCAAATGATGAACAATAA
- the coaD gene encoding pantetheine-phosphate adenylyltransferase has translation MRKAIFPGSFDPITLGHEDIIKRGIPLFDEIVIAIGVNAEKKYMFSLEERKRFIEETFKDEPKISVVTYEGLTIDLAKKVKANFILRGLRNPADFEFEKAIAHTNRKLSKIETVFLLTAASTSFISSSIVRDVLRHGGEYEMLVPDAVRVKK, from the coding sequence ATGAGAAAAGCAATATTCCCGGGGTCATTTGACCCCATTACACTTGGACACGAAGACATTATCAAACGAGGTATTCCCTTATTTGATGAAATCGTAATTGCCATTGGTGTAAATGCCGAAAAAAAATACATGTTTTCACTTGAAGAAAGAAAACGCTTTATTGAAGAAACGTTTAAAGACGAACCAAAAATTTCGGTTGTTACATACGAGGGATTAACAATAGATCTGGCAAAAAAAGTAAAAGCGAATTTCATACTTAGAGGCTTACGAAATCCAGCCGATTTCGAGTTTGAAAAAGCCATTGCACACACCAACAGAAAACTGTCTAAAATCGAGACTGTATTTTTATTAACTGCAGCAAGTACATCCTTCATTAGTTCGAGCATTGTGCGCGACGTATTACGCCATGGCGGTGAATACGAAATGCTGGTTCCGGATGCGGTACGGGTTAAAAAATAA
- a CDS encoding DEAD/DEAH box helicase: MNKNHHSNNILSNLGIQSLNEMQDTAQEAILNDNNVLLLSPTGSGKTLAFLLPVLELLQPEILSVQCLILVPSRELGLQIEQVWKKMGTQYKVNICYGGHSIDTEIKNLSNPPAVLIGTPGRIADHIDRETFRTDKIQTLILDEFDKSLQLGFHEQMSFIIGRLSKVNKRVLVSATSDIEIPKYTKVVNPTVLDFIPEEEEKTNLSMKMVISPSKDKLESLFNLICSLKSESAIIFCNHRDAAERISDTLNEKGIYSVYYHGGMDQEERERALIQFRNGSITYLVTTDLAARGLDIPEMKHVIHYHLPLKEDEFTHRNGRTARMQASGTAYVIVHESEKKLDYIDYEMDILNVENKVSLPKPPHFQTIYISGGKKTKLNKFDIVGFFSQKGKLEKEDLGLIEVKDFVSFAAVKYNKVKDLLKNVKDEKMKGKKFKIEVARNVIKKEEEKNKKF, from the coding sequence ATGAATAAAAATCACCATTCCAACAACATACTTTCGAATTTAGGTATTCAGAGTCTCAACGAAATGCAGGACACGGCTCAGGAGGCGATCCTGAATGATAATAATGTTTTGCTGCTGTCTCCAACCGGATCAGGGAAAACACTGGCTTTTTTACTGCCGGTTTTAGAATTACTGCAGCCTGAAATTTTATCGGTTCAATGTTTAATTTTAGTTCCGTCTCGCGAACTGGGACTTCAGATCGAACAGGTTTGGAAAAAAATGGGAACGCAGTACAAAGTCAATATTTGTTACGGGGGCCATTCTATCGATACGGAAATTAAGAATTTGAGCAATCCTCCGGCAGTTTTAATTGGAACGCCCGGAAGAATTGCAGATCATATTGACAGAGAAACTTTTAGGACAGATAAAATCCAAACGCTGATTCTTGACGAGTTTGATAAATCGCTTCAGTTAGGATTTCACGAGCAGATGTCTTTTATAATTGGCAGGTTATCGAAAGTAAACAAACGTGTTTTGGTTTCGGCAACATCCGATATTGAGATTCCAAAATATACCAAAGTTGTAAATCCAACGGTTTTAGATTTTATTCCTGAAGAGGAAGAGAAAACCAATCTTTCGATGAAAATGGTGATTTCCCCATCAAAAGATAAACTGGAGAGTTTGTTCAATTTAATTTGTTCACTAAAATCAGAATCGGCAATTATCTTTTGTAACCATCGCGATGCTGCAGAACGTATCAGTGATACTCTGAACGAAAAAGGAATTTATTCAGTATACTATCATGGCGGTATGGATCAGGAAGAGCGGGAGAGGGCTTTAATTCAGTTTAGAAACGGAAGTATAACCTATCTCGTTACAACAGATTTGGCTGCGAGAGGTTTGGATATTCCTGAAATGAAGCACGTTATTCATTATCATCTGCCTTTAAAAGAAGACGAATTTACACACAGAAACGGACGTACGGCACGTATGCAGGCATCCGGAACGGCTTATGTTATAGTTCATGAAAGTGAAAAAAAACTTGATTACATTGATTATGAAATGGATATCCTGAATGTCGAAAATAAAGTTTCACTGCCAAAACCACCTCATTTTCAGACAATTTACATTAGTGGCGGAAAGAAAACAAAGCTCAATAAATTTGACATAGTAGGTTTCTTTTCTCAAAAAGGAAAACTGGAAAAAGAAGATCTGGGGCTGATAGAAGTGAAAGATTTCGTTTCGTTTGCGGCTGTAAAATACAATAAAGTAAAGGATCTTCTTAAGAATGTAAAAGATGAAAAAATGAAGGGTAAAAAGTTCAAAATCGAAGTTGCCCGAAATGTTATAAAGAAGGAAGAAGAGAAAAATAAGAAATTTTAG
- a CDS encoding DUF421 domain-containing protein, with protein MKEIFEWNRLFFNNLPEAFILEVIFRSTVMFTILLLTLKLAGKRGVKQLSIFETVIIIALGSAAGDPMFYEDVGIIPAAIVFSTIIILYRTVTWLTGKSKKFEEFIEGKTECLINNGKFSVSSFKKESLAQDEFFSELRVKSIEHLGQVKHAFIEPSGEISVYYYPDEEVKYGLPILPSLFSEKSKIIQTDGIYACSFCGHTQELTKGTANCEVCKKEEWVLAIKTLRIT; from the coding sequence ATGAAAGAAATCTTTGAATGGAACAGACTCTTTTTCAATAACCTTCCTGAAGCTTTTATTCTGGAAGTAATATTCCGTTCAACGGTAATGTTCACTATTTTGCTGCTTACCTTAAAACTGGCGGGAAAACGAGGAGTAAAACAATTATCGATTTTCGAAACCGTAATTATTATTGCCCTGGGATCTGCAGCGGGAGACCCAATGTTTTATGAAGATGTAGGAATTATTCCGGCGGCGATAGTTTTTTCTACTATAATTATTTTATACCGCACCGTAACCTGGCTTACCGGAAAAAGCAAGAAATTCGAAGAGTTTATAGAAGGTAAAACCGAATGTTTAATCAATAACGGAAAGTTTTCTGTATCCAGTTTTAAAAAAGAAAGTCTGGCACAGGATGAATTTTTCTCTGAACTTCGTGTAAAATCAATAGAACATTTAGGACAGGTTAAACATGCTTTTATTGAACCAAGCGGTGAAATCAGCGTTTATTATTATCCGGATGAAGAAGTAAAGTACGGACTGCCTATTTTACCTTCTTTATTCAGCGAAAAAAGCAAAATCATACAAACTGACGGAATTTACGCCTGCTCGTTCTGCGGTCATACACAGGAGCTGACAAAAGGAACTGCAAACTGTGAAGTCTGCAAAAAAGAGGAATGGGTTTTGGCTATAAAAACGCTTCGGATTACATAA